One window of the Halobacillus litoralis genome contains the following:
- a CDS encoding S1C family serine protease, whose product MNERENDKPDIIDEDLYEEIDDEELYELIQEEKRKAFAREREELEQQKVKRPFPKWIFWLIAIMMVTNIVAVLPNTFSIPAVDFLMTSAKLSTDEQVSNYKQAVVVVDAGQSKGTGFAISKDGTIITNHHVIEGEKRIAVAFPEEGLFQAEVVETYPEVDLAVLDVEGKSFPHLELAEETAFEPDDHVYFIGNPLRFTGIANQGNVLGYTELSDWDVPVLMLDAPIYRGNSGSPVIDTQGEVIGVVFATMHDDEEGRVGLAVPIDYYYEKTQKQGAAD is encoded by the coding sequence ATGAACGAACGGGAAAATGACAAGCCAGACATTATAGATGAAGATTTATATGAAGAAATTGATGACGAAGAATTATATGAACTCATTCAAGAAGAGAAAAGAAAAGCGTTTGCACGTGAAAGGGAGGAACTTGAGCAGCAAAAAGTAAAACGTCCCTTTCCGAAATGGATCTTTTGGCTGATCGCGATTATGATGGTGACGAATATTGTTGCGGTCCTGCCGAATACGTTTTCAATTCCGGCAGTCGATTTTCTGATGACTTCCGCTAAATTATCGACTGATGAACAGGTGAGTAACTATAAACAGGCAGTGGTGGTTGTTGATGCAGGGCAAAGCAAAGGAACGGGATTCGCAATTTCAAAAGATGGTACGATTATAACGAACCATCATGTAATTGAAGGTGAAAAAAGAATTGCTGTAGCATTTCCAGAGGAAGGCCTTTTTCAAGCTGAAGTGGTGGAGACTTATCCTGAAGTGGATTTAGCTGTTCTGGATGTTGAGGGAAAAAGCTTTCCGCATTTAGAACTAGCTGAAGAAACTGCATTCGAGCCAGACGATCATGTTTACTTTATCGGTAACCCGTTACGTTTCACAGGAATCGCTAATCAGGGAAATGTCCTGGGATACACCGAACTATCAGATTGGGATGTGCCTGTTTTAATGTTGGATGCACCGATATACAGAGGGAACTCTGGAAGCCCCGTAATTGATACTCAAGGCGAAGTTATTGGTGTCGTCTTTGCTACCATGCATGATGACGAAGAGGGACGAGTCGGATTGGCTGTTCCTATCGACTATTACTATGAGAAAACACAAAAACAAGGGGCCGCCGATTAG
- a CDS encoding ABC transporter ATP-binding protein, which translates to MKTSTERKLFQYAWKFRRNILIGLICLVVAVALELTGPFIAKRLIDQHIIGIENQWHQVEVADDHTVEYSNKLYKRSDRLSSSDRVLDTVTILQVERSYYFVNGEVPTSGNRQWQEGTLSIETDEQTYNAQAERLNIQQLYRFFQPEIPAIYWLLALYVLLLLIAAVFQFTHTFLLQKSSNRIIRKMRDDLFAHIQRLPIQYFVNQPAGKIVARVTNDTEAIRELYVRVLATFVTSFFYMAGIYIALLLLDVKLALMSLLLIPIIYGWMKMYKYFGGKYNTIVRSTVSDMNGNINEAIQGMSIIQAFRQQKQTSEDFEKLNGRHFDYQRKLVKLSALTSFNLVNVLRNIAFVGFIWYFGSSSIGVEGVVTVGVLYAFVDYLNRLFQPVTDLVNQLPQLEEARVAAKRVFELLDEKAEVLDHSQVDRYKGNIVFENVTFAYEKGNNVLKNISFNVKAGETAAFVGHTGSGKSSIMNLLFRFYDQQKGDISINGHPTKQWSRQQVRSHMGIVLQDPFIFTGTILSNVTMNDERISREMAIKALKAVGANRFIEKLPGKYEEPVKEKGDSLSMGERQLISFARALAFDPAVLILDEATANIDTETEQLIQQALDVLKKGRTTLIIAHRLSTIQQADQIFVLSHGTIVEQGTHQQLIDSSGEYYRMYQLQKGSVSVNAI; encoded by the coding sequence ATGAAAACATCGACAGAACGGAAACTGTTTCAATATGCGTGGAAATTCAGAAGAAACATCCTGATAGGTCTCATTTGTTTAGTAGTTGCTGTAGCACTGGAATTGACCGGACCATTCATTGCCAAACGTTTAATTGATCAGCATATCATCGGCATTGAAAACCAGTGGCATCAAGTGGAAGTGGCAGATGATCATACGGTTGAATACAGCAATAAGCTATATAAAAGATCAGATCGCCTAAGCAGCTCAGACCGGGTTTTGGACACTGTAACAATTTTGCAAGTGGAGCGATCTTATTATTTTGTGAACGGTGAAGTGCCTACATCTGGAAATCGTCAGTGGCAAGAAGGAACATTGAGCATTGAGACGGATGAGCAGACATATAATGCTCAAGCAGAAAGATTGAATATCCAGCAACTTTATCGTTTTTTTCAACCGGAAATTCCGGCGATCTATTGGCTCCTTGCTCTTTATGTACTGCTCTTGCTGATCGCTGCGGTATTTCAATTCACCCACACATTTTTATTGCAGAAGTCATCTAATCGGATCATCCGAAAAATGAGAGATGATTTATTCGCTCATATCCAAAGGCTGCCCATTCAATATTTCGTCAATCAACCAGCAGGTAAAATCGTGGCTAGAGTGACTAATGATACCGAAGCGATTCGTGAGTTGTATGTCAGAGTGCTGGCTACTTTTGTTACAAGTTTCTTTTACATGGCAGGAATTTATATCGCCCTTTTACTATTGGATGTGAAGCTCGCACTCATGAGTCTTTTGCTGATTCCGATCATCTATGGGTGGATGAAGATGTATAAATATTTTGGAGGAAAGTACAATACAATTGTCCGTTCAACAGTCAGTGACATGAACGGAAATATTAATGAGGCGATTCAGGGAATGTCCATCATACAGGCCTTCCGCCAGCAGAAACAAACGTCTGAAGATTTCGAAAAGCTTAATGGACGCCATTTTGATTATCAAAGGAAACTGGTCAAATTAAGTGCTTTGACTTCCTTTAATTTAGTGAATGTCCTACGTAACATCGCCTTTGTCGGCTTTATTTGGTACTTTGGCTCAAGCTCTATCGGAGTGGAAGGCGTCGTTACTGTCGGGGTGTTATACGCGTTCGTGGATTATTTGAATCGACTCTTCCAGCCAGTGACAGATCTAGTCAATCAGCTTCCACAGCTGGAGGAAGCCCGCGTAGCTGCCAAGCGTGTATTTGAACTGTTAGATGAAAAAGCTGAAGTACTGGATCATTCGCAAGTTGACCGGTACAAAGGAAATATCGTATTTGAAAACGTCACGTTTGCGTATGAAAAAGGCAACAATGTCTTAAAAAACATCTCGTTCAATGTGAAAGCCGGAGAAACCGCTGCCTTTGTCGGGCATACGGGTTCAGGTAAAAGCTCGATTATGAACCTGTTATTCCGTTTCTATGATCAACAAAAGGGTGATATTTCAATTAATGGACATCCGACAAAACAATGGTCTAGACAGCAAGTGCGCAGTCATATGGGAATAGTTCTACAAGATCCGTTCATTTTCACGGGTACGATTTTATCGAATGTCACCATGAATGATGAGCGCATTTCCCGGGAAATGGCGATAAAAGCGTTGAAAGCTGTCGGAGCAAATCGTTTTATAGAGAAACTCCCCGGAAAATATGAGGAACCTGTTAAAGAAAAAGGGGATTCTTTATCTATGGGAGAACGTCAATTGATATCCTTTGCTCGCGCACTCGCATTCGACCCAGCTGTGCTTATCTTGGATGAAGCCACGGCAAATATAGACACAGAAACAGAACAGTTGATTCAGCAGGCTTTAGATGTTTTGAAAAAAGGACGTACAACACTTATCATCGCCCACCGATTATCAACGATTCAACAAGCTGATCAAATTTTCGTATTGAGTCATGGTACAATAGTGGAACAAGGAACACATCAACAGCTTATCGACTCCTCGGGGGAGTATTATCGCATGTACCAACTGCAAAAAGGTTCGGTCAGCGTAAACGCAATATAG
- a CDS encoding ABC transporter ATP-binding protein → MFSVLFKLSWFFKKYWKRYTFAIIALIIVSAIDLIPPKLVGMAIDEIQFNTLTKERLMEILLLYGGLIFASYSISYLWDYTLFSGAMIMERTMRSRLMNHFLQMTPTFFGKNRTGDLMARATNDLKALTMTAGFGILTLVDSTVFMFLIIAVMGFTISWKLTLAALIPLPIMALVMNRYGKVIHERFTEAQTAFGDLNNRVLESVRGVRVIRAFVQERNDRRYFNELTEDVYDKNIQVAKVDALFEPTIKILVGLSYTIGLGYGANLVFRNIITLGEMVSFNVYLGMLIWPMFAVGELINVLQRGNASLDRVNDTLNYRPDVLDPSQPEKVDSPEVITFNGVTFSYPGAESASLKGFNLKVERGQTIGIVGKTGAGKTTFFRQLLREYPGLQGDVKINGIPIRDLSLNYTRSWIGYVPQDQVLFSKTVRENIQFGKPDATDQEIFRVLEMAHFSEDIKDLREGLDTKVGESGVTLSGGQKQRVSIARAFIMDPEILLLDDAMSAVDGKTEAEIIRHLRRERQGKTTFIAAHRLSAVTHADHILVLEDGQVTEEGTHEELIRQGGWYQNQYERQQLEDGEVGR, encoded by the coding sequence ATGTTCAGTGTTTTATTCAAATTGAGTTGGTTTTTCAAAAAGTATTGGAAACGGTATACATTTGCCATTATTGCTTTAATTATAGTCAGTGCCATTGACCTTATACCCCCGAAGCTGGTTGGAATGGCGATTGATGAAATACAGTTCAACACATTGACTAAAGAGCGTTTGATGGAGATCTTACTGCTGTACGGGGGATTGATTTTTGCGAGTTATTCAATTTCTTATTTATGGGATTATACGTTGTTCAGCGGTGCGATGATTATGGAAAGGACGATGCGCTCGCGTCTTATGAATCATTTTTTGCAAATGACTCCGACTTTCTTCGGCAAGAACCGAACAGGGGATTTAATGGCGAGAGCTACTAATGACCTGAAAGCGTTGACGATGACAGCCGGCTTCGGGATTTTGACGCTTGTCGATTCAACGGTTTTCATGTTTTTGATCATTGCGGTTATGGGATTCACGATCAGCTGGAAATTGACTCTTGCAGCCTTGATTCCTTTACCTATCATGGCTTTGGTCATGAATCGCTACGGGAAAGTCATCCATGAGCGATTTACTGAAGCACAGACAGCTTTTGGTGACTTGAATAACAGAGTGCTTGAATCAGTACGTGGTGTAAGAGTGATTCGTGCATTTGTACAGGAGCGTAATGATCGACGTTATTTTAACGAATTGACCGAGGATGTTTATGATAAGAACATCCAAGTGGCAAAAGTGGACGCATTATTCGAGCCCACTATAAAGATATTAGTGGGGTTATCTTACACGATAGGACTTGGCTACGGTGCCAACCTCGTTTTTCGAAACATCATTACTTTAGGAGAAATGGTGTCCTTTAATGTGTACTTAGGTATGCTTATTTGGCCTATGTTTGCTGTAGGTGAACTGATCAATGTGCTACAGCGTGGAAATGCTTCTTTGGACCGGGTGAATGATACATTGAATTATCGACCGGATGTTTTAGACCCATCCCAACCGGAAAAGGTCGATTCACCTGAGGTCATCACATTCAATGGAGTTACATTTAGTTATCCTGGGGCTGAATCAGCAAGTTTGAAGGGCTTCAATTTAAAAGTGGAAAGGGGACAGACAATAGGAATCGTCGGAAAAACAGGGGCTGGAAAAACGACCTTCTTCCGGCAATTGCTCCGTGAATATCCTGGGCTCCAAGGGGATGTGAAAATCAATGGTATTCCGATAAGGGATCTCTCTCTTAATTACACACGTTCATGGATTGGATATGTTCCACAAGACCAGGTGTTGTTTTCCAAGACTGTCCGTGAAAATATTCAATTCGGAAAGCCGGATGCAACGGATCAAGAAATCTTTAGAGTTTTAGAAATGGCCCATTTTTCTGAGGATATCAAGGACCTTCGGGAGGGGCTCGATACAAAGGTCGGGGAAAGTGGGGTCACCTTATCCGGTGGCCAAAAACAAAGGGTCTCTATTGCTAGGGCATTTATTATGGATCCTGAAATTCTATTGTTGGATGATGCAATGTCTGCCGTCGATGGCAAGACAGAAGCTGAAATCATCCGACATTTAAGACGAGAGCGTCAAGGGAAAACGACGTTCATTGCAGCCCATAGATTGTCGGCGGTTACCCATGCAGACCATATTCTCGTTTTAGAAGATGGCCAAGTTACAGAGGAAGGTACACACGAAGAGCTGATTCGTCAAGGTGGATGGTACCAAAACCAATATGAACGTCAGCAATTGGAAGATGGGGAGGTGGGAAGATGA
- a CDS encoding TIGR00341 family protein encodes MNLQLIEVYIPDQHFESINDKLQKYDHRSYWVSSESEERMLVRILVKKREVEEILNYLEEVSNVVEGFETLLIPVHTYLAKNTIHDEAKEEEKKKDEAEKEKAHLLRSSRHELMNAVEKNSHITMNYSLLILLSAIVATVGFLKDSEAVVIGAMVIAPMIGPVIAIAFSAILGDYKLLGKSVITSVYGVAIILIISIAFGYFTDIGMQNDQYLDRTKVTIVDIFLGVAAGAAGALAFLNRLSGNLVGVMVAVALLPPSVALGMSIGHGAFASAYGAFLLVTVNIMSILLAAVTIFSISGIRPVRWEEVQRANVSRPLAIVFVIVIVLLLAAFILIGHGVI; translated from the coding sequence ATGAATTTACAGCTGATTGAAGTGTATATACCTGATCAGCATTTTGAATCTATCAATGACAAGCTTCAAAAATACGACCACCGTTCATATTGGGTTTCAAGTGAGTCGGAAGAAAGAATGCTTGTGCGCATTTTAGTGAAAAAAAGAGAAGTGGAAGAGATTTTGAACTATTTGGAAGAGGTATCTAACGTCGTGGAAGGTTTTGAGACATTACTCATTCCTGTTCACACTTATTTAGCGAAAAACACAATTCATGATGAAGCGAAAGAGGAAGAAAAGAAGAAAGACGAGGCAGAGAAAGAAAAAGCGCATTTATTAAGGTCAAGTCGCCATGAATTAATGAATGCTGTAGAGAAAAACAGTCATATTACAATGAATTATTCCCTTCTTATTTTATTATCTGCGATTGTAGCTACGGTCGGATTCCTGAAGGATAGTGAAGCGGTCGTCATTGGAGCGATGGTTATTGCACCAATGATAGGTCCAGTCATTGCAATAGCGTTCTCGGCTATTCTTGGTGACTACAAGTTGCTTGGTAAGTCTGTGATCACATCCGTATATGGGGTTGCGATCATTCTTATAATTTCAATCGCCTTTGGCTACTTCACTGATATAGGGATGCAAAATGATCAATATTTGGATAGAACGAAAGTGACAATTGTAGATATCTTCCTTGGGGTGGCTGCAGGTGCTGCAGGAGCTCTTGCGTTTCTCAACCGGCTCTCCGGGAATTTAGTCGGTGTCATGGTAGCTGTCGCTTTACTCCCACCCTCGGTAGCGCTGGGAATGTCAATTGGCCACGGTGCCTTTGCTTCTGCTTATGGAGCTTTTTTGTTAGTGACGGTTAATATTATGTCTATACTGTTAGCTGCGGTCACGATATTTTCCATTAGCGGAATCAGGCCTGTCCGTTGGGAAGAAGTACAGCGGGCGAATGTTTCAAGACCGCTAGCAATTGTATTTGTAATCGTGATCGTACTGCTTCTCGCCGCTTTCATCTTAATCGGCCATGGTGTCATATAG
- a CDS encoding spore germination protein → MSEQLPMKADAYMDVMKTQFNDSPDLIQKVFHIKGQAIIVHFISYQVKRERLERDLLENITNSQKRWTNEGLINKIPLSSTEKQSSLEQITTKLIHGSVAVYIEGEKEAVLFALPQQDHRSLNRAETESLVFGPQVSFTESLITNLNVVRWRLDTDDLVVEKLIVGERIQSEVRIVYLKSLANDENVETMRQRIKDLKVAEVEDTSVLGQLIEDSTSSVFPQLIFTELPDRFCNSVSKGRVGVMVDKSPTMLIGPMTLFSFFESTEDLYMRWNMGSFIRLLRFLAMALSIVLTPMYVAALTFHYEIIPSTLLVSLGQSRSTVPFPPVIEALLLEVLIELLREAGARLPTKVGQTMGIVGGIVLGQAAVKAGFTSNILIIIIALSALASFTAPSYLMGTAVRIIRFPMIILAGAWGLIGIVFALSFLIIHLLKQKSLGRPYLAPIYPFQWKDFNDSIFRLPFKKNNYRPLNVMPKDTERYSKAKASERKDVDPS, encoded by the coding sequence ATGTCTGAGCAGCTACCCATGAAAGCAGATGCCTATATGGATGTGATGAAAACACAATTCAACGACAGCCCTGACCTTATCCAGAAAGTTTTCCATATCAAAGGGCAAGCAATTATTGTCCACTTCATCTCCTATCAAGTTAAAAGAGAACGGTTGGAAAGAGATTTATTGGAAAATATAACGAACTCTCAGAAACGTTGGACGAACGAGGGTTTGATCAACAAAATACCGCTATCTTCTACGGAAAAACAATCGTCTCTGGAGCAGATTACTACAAAACTGATCCACGGTAGTGTAGCTGTATATATCGAAGGAGAAAAGGAAGCCGTCCTTTTCGCTCTTCCACAACAAGACCATCGAAGTCTTAACAGGGCTGAGACAGAGTCGCTCGTCTTCGGACCGCAAGTTTCCTTTACCGAATCATTGATAACAAATTTGAACGTTGTCCGGTGGCGCCTGGATACCGATGACCTTGTCGTGGAAAAATTGATTGTCGGAGAACGTATACAATCAGAGGTGCGTATCGTTTATTTGAAGTCACTTGCCAATGATGAAAATGTTGAGACAATGAGACAGCGGATCAAAGATCTAAAAGTTGCCGAAGTAGAAGATACAAGTGTGCTAGGACAATTGATTGAAGACTCTACAAGCAGTGTATTCCCTCAGCTCATTTTCACAGAATTGCCGGACCGGTTCTGCAATTCTGTATCTAAAGGAAGAGTCGGGGTGATGGTCGATAAAAGTCCAACAATGTTGATCGGCCCTATGACTTTGTTCAGTTTCTTCGAATCAACCGAAGATCTTTATATGCGCTGGAACATGGGATCTTTCATACGCCTGTTACGTTTCTTAGCTATGGCCCTATCGATCGTCCTCACGCCGATGTACGTAGCAGCTTTAACCTTCCATTATGAAATCATACCAAGTACCTTACTCGTTTCTTTAGGACAATCTCGTTCGACTGTGCCGTTCCCGCCAGTCATTGAAGCTTTGTTATTAGAAGTTTTGATTGAATTATTAAGGGAGGCAGGCGCTCGTTTACCTACAAAAGTCGGTCAAACGATGGGTATTGTAGGGGGGATCGTATTAGGGCAAGCTGCAGTAAAGGCAGGATTCACAAGTAATATTTTAATTATTATCATCGCTTTAAGCGCCCTGGCTTCTTTTACTGCTCCGAGTTACTTAATGGGAACAGCTGTCCGTATCATCCGCTTTCCAATGATCATCCTGGCAGGTGCCTGGGGGTTGATCGGCATTGTTTTCGCATTGTCATTCCTTATCATCCATTTACTTAAACAAAAATCGTTGGGAAGGCCATACTTGGCACCGATTTACCCTTTTCAATGGAAAGACTTCAATGACTCGATATTTCGGCTCCCTTTCAAAAAAAATAACTATCGTCCGTTAAATGTGATGCCCAAAGACACAGAACGTTATAGTAAAGCTAAAGCAAGCGAGCGAAAAGATGTGGATCCATCATGA
- a CDS encoding GerAB/ArcD/ProY family transporter → MKTNISLDPGKSVQAFYLFFIIHTSQIGAGVMGVPRILVLEAGSDAWISVLIAGVYLHITVFLMLSILRAYDNSDILGIQGDLFGKWIGKILGLMYVLYIFLLVLTVMKNYIEVVQVFIFPEMPIWLMSLFLLSLMVYSIIGGFRVVVGTAFIFFFLTIWLALTIYKPMTYMDWEHFLPVMHHSSPMDLFMGAKQVAYSVLGLEILLFVYPFIEDKKKISLPAHAGVLFTTFLILLVTVVSIGYFSPDQLKATVWATLSLFKIISFSIVERFDFIAVALWMMVIIPNLVLFGWMIVHSMKRLFNTPKKPTLYALAFLLFIASITIEKRVGVNQLTSITSEVGFWIVFVYPWFIYIIVMVKKKWLKRGIS, encoded by the coding sequence ATGAAAACTAATATTTCATTGGACCCTGGTAAATCTGTCCAAGCCTTTTACCTGTTTTTCATCATTCATACTTCTCAGATCGGAGCAGGAGTGATGGGGGTACCTAGGATTCTCGTTCTGGAAGCCGGTTCAGATGCCTGGATTTCTGTACTTATCGCCGGCGTTTATCTTCATATAACGGTTTTCTTAATGCTCAGTATACTTCGAGCTTATGACAATTCAGACATCCTTGGCATACAAGGGGACCTATTCGGAAAATGGATAGGAAAGATATTAGGTCTCATGTATGTTCTCTATATTTTCCTGCTCGTCTTAACAGTCATGAAAAACTATATCGAAGTTGTTCAAGTATTCATTTTTCCGGAAATGCCGATATGGCTGATGAGTTTATTCTTGCTCTCACTGATGGTCTACAGCATCATCGGCGGATTCAGAGTGGTAGTAGGGACTGCTTTCATCTTCTTTTTCTTGACGATCTGGCTTGCTTTGACCATTTATAAACCGATGACGTACATGGATTGGGAACATTTTTTACCTGTCATGCATCATTCCTCTCCAATGGATCTATTTATGGGAGCGAAACAAGTCGCCTATTCTGTCTTAGGGTTGGAAATTCTGCTATTTGTCTATCCCTTCATAGAGGATAAAAAAAAGATATCTCTTCCTGCCCACGCAGGAGTGTTATTCACGACCTTTCTCATATTACTTGTGACGGTTGTTTCCATCGGTTATTTCAGTCCTGATCAGCTGAAAGCAACCGTATGGGCTACACTCTCATTGTTCAAGATTATTAGTTTCTCTATCGTTGAACGCTTCGATTTCATTGCGGTCGCTCTTTGGATGATGGTCATTATCCCGAACCTCGTCTTATTCGGATGGATGATCGTACATTCCATGAAACGTCTATTCAATACGCCAAAAAAACCAACCCTCTATGCTTTGGCTTTTTTGTTGTTCATCGCTTCAATAACCATAGAAAAACGAGTAGGTGTCAACCAACTGACGTCGATTACTTCAGAAGTAGGCTTTTGGATTGTCTTCGTCTATCCATGGTTCATTTACATCATCGTCATGGTTAAGAAAAAGTGGCTGAAAAGAGGTATTTCATGA
- a CDS encoding Ger(x)C family spore germination protein translates to MKKAAILLMVMIFLAGCIPKNYIERLGIITAVGYDLIEDDRLRGTLVMFQFDPTAANNSQVVTGEAETSKGIRFATNRLTSQQLVSGQVRLEIFQDQLASKGMMKYMDTLQRDAKISDMGYLAVSNVPTSTMLKSNNSESHPNTGNYIQQLIEKSIKDESIPNAVLTGFMHDFYDTGKDPVLPLLTLEEDKTVIQGLGLFQDDRFVDAISHEQTFYLMLMKQEFDHGQFQIELDSDSMQDFYRKSTNEQVSEGDLHVSLHELSTERTIKPTKGQPTKQSVHLKMESRLLEITKEIELKDKKAINALEKELEIAIEKKLGSIMTIFKEAQVDPVGFGAKYNTEKRSNRVTNENWREQIPELDIEFKVDFKLLRYGITE, encoded by the coding sequence ATGAAAAAAGCAGCTATACTCCTGATGGTAATGATCTTTCTTGCCGGATGCATTCCAAAAAATTATATAGAAAGACTTGGTATCATCACAGCGGTCGGCTACGATTTAATTGAAGATGACCGGCTGCGCGGTACTTTAGTGATGTTCCAGTTCGATCCCACAGCAGCGAATAACTCTCAAGTTGTTACTGGTGAAGCTGAAACTTCTAAGGGAATCCGCTTTGCTACTAACCGGCTCACCAGCCAACAGCTCGTATCCGGGCAAGTAAGGTTGGAAATTTTCCAAGATCAATTAGCAAGTAAGGGAATGATGAAATACATGGATACATTACAAAGGGATGCAAAAATATCAGATATGGGATACTTGGCAGTTAGTAATGTTCCTACGAGCACAATGCTAAAATCCAACAACTCAGAATCGCACCCGAATACAGGGAATTACATTCAACAGTTAATTGAAAAGAGCATTAAAGATGAGTCTATTCCTAATGCAGTACTTACGGGATTCATGCATGATTTTTATGACACCGGTAAAGACCCTGTCTTACCCTTATTGACATTAGAGGAAGACAAGACTGTCATACAGGGATTGGGCCTATTCCAGGATGACCGCTTCGTAGATGCCATTTCACATGAGCAAACCTTTTACCTTATGTTGATGAAACAGGAATTTGATCATGGGCAATTCCAAATTGAACTGGACTCCGATTCGATGCAGGATTTTTATAGAAAGTCAACGAACGAACAAGTATCAGAAGGGGACTTACATGTCTCACTCCATGAATTAAGCACCGAACGCACGATCAAACCAACGAAAGGGCAGCCCACGAAGCAAAGTGTCCATCTAAAAATGGAATCTCGTCTGCTTGAAATTACTAAAGAGATCGAATTAAAAGATAAAAAAGCCATCAATGCACTTGAGAAAGAACTTGAAATAGCAATCGAAAAAAAACTAGGCAGCATTATGACCATTTTTAAAGAAGCCCAGGTGGACCCTGTAGGATTCGGTGCGAAATACAATACAGAAAAACGCTCCAATCGTGTTACCAATGAAAACTGGCGTGAACAAATTCCAGAGCTTGATATAGAATTCAAGGTGGATTTCAAGTTGTTACGATATGGCATAACAGAGTAA